Proteins encoded together in one Telopea speciosissima isolate NSW1024214 ecotype Mountain lineage chromosome 6, Tspe_v1, whole genome shotgun sequence window:
- the LOC122665920 gene encoding serine protease SPPA, chloroplastic-like yields the protein MSKLLCNSRLKALRRRSFSAVLLKSPFLNQCSCFSSPLLHFESQIAMSLPSLFSNQRVLQSFPSSIRHRDLSIRAFKSSAVTTKEESKRDAKISDESEAKSLDDNGSLIGSKDDCYPSGEFEFKEFSGWKRFVVKLRMLFTLPWERIRKGSVLSMKLRGQIFDHVKSRLSSGLSLPQICENFIKAAYDPRISGIYLHSDPLKCGWGKVEEIRRHILDFRKSVDATLWRVCLSGSLSKLMFVSLG from the exons ATGTCGAAGCTTCTTTGCAATTCGCGTTTGAAGGCTCTCCGTCGCCGGAGTTTCTCTGCGGTTTTACTGAAGTCTCCGTTTCTCAATCAATGCAGTTGCTTTtcatctcctcttcttcatttcGAATCGCAAATAGCTATGTCTCTCCCTAGCTTATTCTCGAATCAACGAGTTCTTCAATCATTCCCAAGCTCAATTCGTCATAGGGACTTGTCAATTCGAGCTTTCAAATCGAGTGCTGTAACTACGAAGGAGGAGAGTAAGAGGGATGCTAAAATTTCTGATGAATCAGAAGCAAAGTCTCTGGATGATAATGGAAGCTTGATAGGGTCCAAAGATGACTGCTATCCAAGCGGTGAATTTGAGTTCAAGGAGTTTAGTGGATGGAAGAGATTTGTTGTGAAGCTCCGGATGCTTTTCACTTTACCATGGGAGCGTATCAGGAAGGGCAGTGTGTTATCAATGAAACTACGAGGACAG ATATTTGATCATGTAAAGAGTCGTTTATCTTCAGGGCTGTCTCTACCACAAATTTGTGAAAATTTTATAAAAGCAGCATATGATCCTCGAATCTCTGGTATCTATCTTCACAGTGATCCCTTAAAATGCGGGTGGGGCAAAGTTGAAGAGATACGGAGGCATATACTTGACTTTAGAAAGTCAG TTGATGCTACCCTTTGGAGGGTTTGTTTAAGTGGAAGTTTATCAAAGTTGATGTTTGTTTCCCTTGGTTAG
- the LOC122664343 gene encoding 6-phosphogluconate dehydrogenase, decarboxylating 2 has product MATPASNLTRIGLAGLAVMGQNLALNIAEKGFPISVYNRSTNKVDETVERAKNEGNLPLFGFHDPESFVRSIQKPRVIIMLVKAGAPVDQTIKTLSVYMEKGDCIIDGGNEWYENTERREAAMAELGLLYLGMGVSGGEEGARHGPSMMPGGSYEAYKYVEDILLKVSAQVPDSGPCVTYIGKGGSGNFVKMVHNGIEYGDMQLIAEAYDVLKSVGKLSNEELHQVFAEWNKGELLSFLIEITADIFTIKDDKADGYLVDKVLDKTGMKGTGKWTVQQAADLSIAAPTIEASLDSRFLSGLKEERTEAAKIFKAAGINDILADQAVDKKTLIDDVRKALYASKICSYAQGMNLIRAKSIEKGWDLNLGELARIWKGGCIIRAIFLDRIKKAYDRNPDLANLLVDPEFAKEIIERQSAWRRVVCLAINSGISTPGMSVSLAYFDSYRRGRLPANLVQAQRDYFGAHTYERIDMPGSFHTEWFKLANQSKM; this is encoded by the coding sequence ATGGCTACCCCTGCATCAAACCTGACGAGAATAGGCCTTGCGGGTCTTGCTGTCATGGGCCAAAATCTTGCCCTTAATATTGCTGAGAAAGGCTTCCCCATTTCTGTTTACAACCGGAGCACCAACAAAGTTGATGAGACTGTTGAACGAGCCAAAAATGAGGGAAACCTCCCTTTATTTGGCTTCCATGATCCTGAATCCTTTGTTCGATCGATCCAGAAACCTCGTGTCATAATCATGCTTGTTAAAGCTGGGGCCCCTGTTGACCAGACCATTAAAACCCTTTCTGTCTACATGGAGAAAGGTGATTGTATAATTGACGGTGGTAATGAATGGTATGAGAACACTGAGAGGAGAGAGGCAGCCATGGCTGAGCTAGGCCTGCTCTATTTAGGAATGGGAGTTTCAGGTGGTGAAGAAGGAGCCCGACATGGCCCTTCTATGATGCCTGGAGGGTCCTATGAGGCCTATAAGTATGTTGAAGATATCCTTCTCAAGGTGTCAGCACAGGTTCCTGACAGTGGTCCTTGTGTTACCTACATAGGCAAAGGAGGATCTGGTAATTTTGTAAAGATGGTGCACAATGGGATTGAATATGGTGATATGCAACTGATTGCAGAAGCGTATGATGTTCTGAAATCAGTTGGTAAACTTTCCAACGAGGAATTGCACCAGGTCTTTGCAGAGTGGAACAAGGGGGAGCTTCTGAGCTTCTTGATTGAGATCACTGCAGATATTTTCACAATTAAGGATGATAAGGCGGATGGCTATTTGGTTGATAAGGTCTTGGACAAGACTGGAATGAAGGGCACTGGTAAATGGACTGTTCAGCAAGCTGCTGATTTATCAATTGCAGCTCCCACAATAGAGGCATCTTTGGATTCAAGGTTCCTCAGTGGATTGAAGGAAGAAAGGACTGAAGCTGCGAAGATATTTAAAGCAGCTGGTATTAATGACATCCTTGCTGATCAAGCAGTTGATAAGAAGACATTGATTGATGATGTGAGGAAAGCTCTTTATGCATCCAAGATTTGTAGCTACGCGCAGGGGATGAATCTGATCCGTGCAAAGAGCATTGAGAAAGGCTGGGACTTGAATTTGGGGGAGCTGGCCAGAATATGGAAGGGGGGTTGCATTATCCGTGCTATATTTTTGGATCGTATCAAGAAGGCTTACGATAGGAACCCAGATCTTGCAAATCTTCTCGTAGATCCGGAGTTTGCGAAAGAAATTATTGAGCGACAATCTGCTTGGCGAAGAGTTGTCTGCCTCGCAATCAATTCAGGTATAAGCACCCCTGGTATGTCAGTCAGTCTTGCTTATTTCGATTCTTACAGGAGGGGGAGGCTGCCAGCTAATTTGGTCCAAGCTCAGAGAGATTATTTTGGAGCTCACACATACGAAAGGATTGATATGCCAGGATCCTTCCACACCGAATGGTTCAAGCTTGCGAATCAGTCGAAGATGTAA